The following DNA comes from bacterium.
AAGTTCGAATCGATGGCGATCGCTTTATCAAATTCTGCTTCTGCTTCCTTAAATTGCAGCTTGTTTATAAATTCTTCGCCTTTGAAAAAATGCTGATAGGCCTGCAAATCAGAAGTTGTTACTTCTTGAACTTTTCGGCTGGAAGCCTGGATCTCTACCGCCTTTTCTTTAAGTCCACTTCTCGTTTCTTCAGACAACTTATCGATCATTTCAGGCACGCTTGCTTTTCCAGTTCCCTGTTGTTTGGTTGTAAACAGATATTCATTCTTTTCCGGGTCCAGGACCTTAAGATCGATCGTGTACAACTGATCAAACTTACGGATCGATGCAAGAATGAGAGCATTCACATTCGAGCGTTTACAAATTTCACGTCCGAGATGCTCATCGATTTTCTCCGAATTCCCCTGTCCCATTTGTTTGAGAACATCGAGCATTCGGGAGCGCGTCATCACGGAAAGTTTTCGTGACTGTTCGAGTGATGTGATCAACATGCCGGATAATCCGTCTAACTCTTTTTCACCGGTTTCGTTGATGAAGTCTGCCACAGCGACGGGAATTTTTAGGCCGGAGTCGGACGTGCCACTCATTCGCGTGAACCACCATAAACCCGCCAACACAAAACAGAGCACAAAAGCTGCGATTACCACCTTTCCAATAGGAGAGTGTTTTTCTTCAGGTCTTTTTAGCGGCTTCGTCAGCCGCACACCACTCGCTATTTCTTTCAAATCAAAAGTCAGATCGCGAGCCGATTGAAAGCGGTTTTCAGGATCCTTCTCCAGACAATGCAAAATCAATCGATCCAGCTCCGGAGGAATGTCAGCGCCGGTGGCAGATAGTTCGGGGGGATCATGATTCAGGATCGCAGCCATCGTATCGGCGGCTGTATTTCTTGTGAAAGGGCACTTCCTCGTTGCCATCTCATAAAGGATGCAGCCGAAGGAGAAAATGTCGGTGCGAGTATCCAGAGATAGACCGCGAACTTGTTCAGGAGACATATAGCCGACGGTGCCGAGAACTGTTCCCGGTTGTGTGCCGGACACTGTGGCCATGCGGCTTTCCCCCTCCGGATGCGTCGATTGATCAAGCCGCGCGAGACCGAAATCCAGAATCTTGACGCCACCGGTTGCGGTCAAAAATATATTTTCGGGTTTCAGATCGCGGTGGATGATTCCGCGTGAATGAGCGGCCGCAAGACCTTCTGCGATCGCTGTTCCGATTTCTATCAGCTTGTTCCATGAGATTTGTGAGCGACCGATCCGCTTTCGAAGCGTTTCTCCTTCCAGAAGTTCCATGACAGCGTAAGTGATTTCGTTGTGTGTGCCGAAATCGAAAATGGCGAGAATGTTTGGATGGGAGAGAGCGGCGAGAGCTTTTGCTTCCCGTTCAAATCTTCCCAGCGCTTCAGAATCCACCGCAAGCCGTTCCGGCAAAACCTTAATGGCAACGTCCCGCCCAAGACGCGTATCGCGCGCACGATAAACCTCACCCATTCCCCCAGCTCCAAGCGGCGATAGAATTTCGTACTGGTCCAAACGGCTACCGGCTTCCAAAGTCATCGCAACATTATAGTGCAAGTGTTCAACAACACCGCAGAGACGCTGAGACACAGAGAAAGGAGAGAGAACTCAATTTTTTTTCTCTGCGCCTTTACGTCTCTGCGGTGCTGCTAAATCCGCTGTACAATGTCACGATATGTGCGGAATCTTTGGAATCGTTGCAAATGAGGATCAACAACTCGGAACCATCCTTGTGGAAGCAGGGAAGCGGCTTTCCTATCGCGGCTATGATTCGGTCGGCTGCGCTACCATACGCAGGGACGGCTCGATTGATCTGAGGAAGGATGTTGGAAAAGTTGATGAGGTCACTGCGCGATACAACCTGCAAGAGATGAAGGGGCATCGCGGAATTGTTCAGCTGCGATGGGCGACATTCGGAGCGCCTTCCAAAGTCAACGCACAACCTCATCTTGATTCGGACGGCGACCTGGTGGGCGCTCACAATGGAAATGTCGTGAACAATGTGGAGCTACGGGAACAGTTCTTGAAGGAAGGAATGACTGTTCGTTCCACGAACGATGGAGAATCCTGTGTTCATGCTGTGGAGCGCTACGTCAATCAAGGTTGCAATATGATCGACGCGATTCGAAAGGCTTATAACGATCTGGAGGGGGACTACGCTTTTGTAATCGGCAAAGTTGGCGAAGATAAACTCTATGCGGTTAAAAAGGGTTCCGGTTTGGTTGCAGGCATTGCAAACGGTTTCACCTGCGTGTCGTCAGACCTCCCTTCGTTGCTGCCGCTGACACAAAAAATTTTGCGTGTGCAGGATGGTGAGATCGTGATCCTCGGTCCATCCGGTTTAAACGTGGTGAGTCTTATCGATGGAACCACGGTGGAACGGTTGCCCGAAGAGATTCAGGAGAGCATGGAAAGCGCGGTCAAGAGCGGATATCCCCACTTCATGCTGAAGGAGATTCATGAACAACCTGCAGTTGCCGGTGAATTGCTGCATTTGTTA
Coding sequences within:
- a CDS encoding protein kinase — its product is MTLEAGSRLDQYEILSPLGAGGMGEVYRARDTRLGRDVAIKVLPERLAVDSEALGRFEREAKALAALSHPNILAIFDFGTHNEITYAVMELLEGETLRKRIGRSQISWNKLIEIGTAIAEGLAAAHSRGIIHRDLKPENIFLTATGGVKILDFGLARLDQSTHPEGESRMATVSGTQPGTVLGTVGYMSPEQVRGLSLDTRTDIFSFGCILYEMATRKCPFTRNTAADTMAAILNHDPPELSATGADIPPELDRLILHCLEKDPENRFQSARDLTFDLKEIASGVRLTKPLKRPEEKHSPIGKVVIAAFVLCFVLAGLWWFTRMSGTSDSGLKIPVAVADFINETGEKELDGLSGMLITSLEQSRKLSVMTRSRMLDVLKQMGQGNSEKIDEHLGREICKRSNVNALILASIRKFDQLYTIDLKVLDPEKNEYLFTTKQQGTGKASVPEMIDKLSEETRSGLKEKAVEIQASSRKVQEVTTSDLQAYQHFFKGEEFINKLQFKEAEAEFDKAIAIDSN